In one Drosophila pseudoobscura strain MV-25-SWS-2005 chromosome X, UCI_Dpse_MV25, whole genome shotgun sequence genomic region, the following are encoded:
- the LOC4812298 gene encoding uncharacterized protein — protein MKGLALIALSAVILACGQARILQQEDLSWELPLPVPLNGDIEGRAAGCSIKIRGSELKDPQPLLIKPGTSDFFGYSDTGVVDVEKDKTIEFHCTSSLASPLSGKSVTAKCVEGTTFRIGDKDHDVSDIKCSSWPAFVGKKSGSSCNGGTTLIRVGFELDGGRFATEYEVCFNEDEEVTRYVYHTLAPGNNYYATGVDRITFGAGGYFAGKNVDKLYTQVTQKETIDKELDMDSARYFDSAKNVFLARGHMGAKADFVYAPEQRATFLFINAAPQWQTFNAGNWARVEDGVRAWVSKEKKHVECWTGVWGVTTLPNKDGKQTGLYLAHDNNGNGLIPVPKLYFRVVIEPSTKKGIVLVGVNNPHLSLDEIKRDYILCEDVSDRISWLSWKKTDISAGYSYACDVAEFRKKVDHLPQFAVSGLLV, from the exons ATGAAGGGTTTAGCGTTGATTGCCTTGAGTGCTGTGATCTTGGCCTGTGGCCAGGCGAGGATCCTCCAACAGGAGGATCTGTCATGGGAATTGCCTCTTCCCGTTCCCCTAAATGGGGACATCGAAGGTAGAGCCG CTGGATGTTCTATCAAGATCCGTGGGTCCGAGCTGAAGGATCCTCAGCCCCTGCTTATAAAGCCGGGTACCTCCGATTTCTTTGGCTATTCTGACACCGGCGTTGTCGATGTAGAAAAGGACAAGACCATTGAGTTCCACTGCACCAGCAGCCTGGCCTCTCCCCTGTCCGGCAAGTCGGTGACGGCCAAGTGCGTGGAGGGAACCACCTTCAGGATCGGCGATAAGGACCACGATGTGTCCGACATCAAGTGCAGCTCCTGGCCAGCTTTTGTGGGCAAGAAGTCGGGATCCAGCTGCAATGGAGGCACCACTCTCATCCGCGTGGGTTTCGAGCTGGACGGCGGCCGTTTCGCCACGGAGTACGAGGTGTGCTTCAACGAAGACGAGGAGGTCACCCGCTATGTCTACCACACTCTGGCACCCGGAAACAACTACTACGCCACGGGCGTGGATCGCATCACCTTCGGCGCTGGCGGCTACTTTGCCGGCAAGAACGTGGACAAGCTCTACACGCAGGTCACGCAGAAGGAAACCATCGACAAGGAACTGGACATGGATTCGGCCCGCTACTTTGATTCGGCCAAGAATGTGTTCTTGGCCCGTGGTCACATGGGTGCCAAGGCCGACTTTGTCTATGCTCCCGAGCAGCGTGCCACATTCCTGTTCATCAATGCCGCTCCCCAGTGGCAGACCTTCAATGCCGGCAACTGGGCTCGCGTTGAGGACGGCGTCCGCGCCTGGGTGTCCAAGGAGAAGAAGCATGTGGAGTGCTGGACCGGTGTCTGGGGTGTCACCACTCTGCCCAACAAGGATGGCAAGCAGACCGGCCTGTACTTGGCCCACGATAACAACGGCAATGGTCTGATTCCCGTGCCCAAGCTGTACTTCCGCGTGGTCATCGAGCCCTCGACCAAGAAGGGCATTGTCCTGGTCGGCGTCAACAATCCCCATCTGAGTCTGGACGAGATCAAGCGCGACTACATTCTGTGCGAGGATGTCAGTGACAGGATCAGCTGGCTCAGCTGGAAGAAGACTGACATCTCTGCCGGTTATTCCTATGCCTGCGACGTCGCCGAGTTCCGCAAGAAGGTCGATCATTTGCCACAGTTCGCTGTGAGTGGCTTGCTGGTGTAA
- the LOC4812481 gene encoding mite allergen Eur m 3 produces MICQSSLLNTSKLVMNNRNLSDFIILPCLILLASDAGITDVRVKRLSEPTIDNKTSILARYVVSLRTRTPFRYYGDNHFCGGVIISLTFIMTSAHCLIDSQRLMLSSRDILIVAGAPNRLKYFRHKNVHAPVAKILIHENFTIYNTNDLALLKLVEPLPTDNQYIAVMRLPTEEPKLGNKYTVLGWGRLFHGGPLASDITQITVTLYSHVACELMLNVFTDEMMCAGNMDHRDINPCGGDLGGPMIDDDIVYGIVSYRIGCGHIELPSVYTNIFGNLEWIDSIMSQNRSYRLYNCVVFLLLVININFYV; encoded by the exons ATGATTTGTCAAAGCAGTTTATTAAATACGTCAAAACTTGTCATGAACAATCGAAACCTGTCGGATTTTATTATCCTTCCCTGCCTGATTCTACTGGCTTCCGATGCGGGCATAACTGATGTAAGGGTCAAACGATTATCGGAACCCACGATTGACAATAAAACAAGCATCTTAGCCAGATATGTGGTCTCCCTGCGAACGAGAACGCCCTTCAGATACTATGGGGATAACCACTTCTGTGGCGGAGTCATTATATCCCTCACATTCATCATGACCAGCGCACACTGCCTCATAGA CAGTCAGAGGCTCATGCTTTCGAGCAGGGACATCCTTATTGTGGCTGGGGCGCCCAACAGGCTCAAGTATTTCAGGCATAAAAATGTCCATGCTCCAGTGGCGAAAATTTTAATTCATGAGAACTTTACCATATACAACACCAACGATTTGGCGCTATTGAAGCTGGTCGAACCATTGCCCACGGACAATCAATATATAGCTGTGATGAGGTTACCCACGGAAGAGCCCAAACTGGGTAATAAGTACACAGTCCTTGGCTGGGGTCGACTCTTCCAC GGCGGTCCATTGGCATCGGACATCACACAGATCACGGTTACGCTATATAGCCACGTGGCTTGCGAACTGATGTTGAATGTCTTTACGGACGAGATGATGTGTGCCGGTAATATGGATCACCGTGATATAAATCCCTGTGGCGGTGACCTGGGCGGTCCAATGATCGACGATGACATAGTATATGGTATTGTCAGCTATCGCATCGGTTGCGGCCACATTGAACTGCCGTCGGTCTATACGAATATCTTTGGGAATTTAGAGTGGATCGATAGCATTATGTCCCAAAATCGAAGCTATCGTCTCTATAATTGTGTCGTATTCTTATTATTagtaattaatataaatttttacGTCTGA